AAAGATAAAAAGGAAAAAATAGAAACCAACACTAAAACTATTTTCAATATATTTTGTCGCATAACTTGAACACTTAGGGATTAATAATTCTTGCCATCTAACACTTATCTCAAAAAAATGTCAACAGTTCCGCATAACAAAAATGAATTCATCAAGATCTCTTCAACTAACAACGTTTTTATGTTTTTTCGTTCAATTATTTAGTTACTCATTACATTCAGCTGAGCTAAGATTCCCGAATGGTGATGGCTTCTTTGTCGAGTTTATCTATGAAGATGAACGTATGCTCGTAGTCAAATTCAAGGAAAAGGAATACAAAATCCCTAAGAAAGAACTCGAGTATTATGATTTATCTAACAAGGGACAACTGAATAATTCTTACAAAATCGCAATTTTATCACTAAAAAATGGAAGTGTAATCAAAGGAACAATTGCAGAACGAAAAAAAGATGAAATTATAATCAAATCTGAGTTAGGGTTTTTAACAATAAGTAGAGATGAAATCAAAAACACTAATTTAGAAACTGACGAACATCCAGAATTCCCTGTTGTCTATCTAGCGAATGACAAGTTAGATAACTTAACAAAAGTTGGGGGTAGTTTTTCTTTTTTACCTTTATTTCCGCCTCTGGGCACTCAAACTCCACCTCTCTATGGTATTAGTTTATTTACAGAACCTGCCTTCTTAAGATTTAAAAATACGTATCAATTGGGTTTCAAATATGAATATCAACAGTCCGTGGGACCAGTGAAGGAAATAAGTATCCATTCAGGATATACTTACCTTTACCAATCTAAGGTTTTCAATTCGAATCCACTCCTAGATTTTTACGGAATCGTTGGTCTTGGAATTTCCGCACTAAATTATAAATATGATCAGAACAATTCTAAAGTTGGATCAAATCCTTCTGCTTATATTGAGCTAGGCTGGCAAGGGCTAAGATATGGCTCCTCTTTTTATCGTTTTGGATGGAAGAACCAATGTTTCTTCGAGATAGAAAAAACTCACTGTGGCTCTGGTCTTGAAATTACTGGCGGGATGAATTTCTAATGAAAATTTTTATCTATTTAATTTCTACAATCTTCTTTATATCAAACTGTTCAAACACGCTAACAGATGGTGGAAATGCTAATAACGCGAAAATTGAATGGCAAGTCGTTTCAAATATTACAACCAACTCGGCTATCGTTAGCTGGAAATGTTCTGGTAAACTCCCAGGCTTTCTTATCACTTCTGGACCAAATTACAGCAATTTGGATACTTCGTTTCTAGAAAATGAAATACACGCTGTTGCACTTTCAAATTTGGTAACAGACACAGAGTATCGATACGTTCCTTCTTGTGGCTCAAAAGAAGGTGGATTAGGAATCCCTGCTACATTTAGAACCATATCAGACAATGCTACTAGATATCGAAGAGGTATATGGATAGTAGGTGGCATAGGTTCAGATAAAAATGCTGTCAGTGAAATAGATTTCTTCGACCCAGTTGATAATATTTGGTATCCAGGAATTACAAATGTTCCAACTCCAAGACTTAACGCTCAAATTGTTTCGTTTAAGAATAAAATTTATGTTATAGGGGGAATCATCAAAAATGGTTCCTCTTATTCAATGAGTAGACTTGTTGAAGCATATGATCCAATAACTAATACCTGGAATAGGAATTTAACTGATATGCCGTCAACACTTCAAGGCGGTGTCGCAGGTGCTTTTAATGAAGAAATAGTGATTCTCGGAGGAACAACTACCACCGATATGACAACTGGGACAATATTTAATACTATTTATAAGTTTTATCCAAATTTAGGAAACAGTGGCACATGGATAAGCTTATTATCGAGCACCAATATCTTTCCAAGGATAGATATGGCAGGATGCACGTACAATGGAAGTTTAATCTTTACAGGCGGTAGATTTTACTCTGACGGTTTAGCTTATG
This region of Leptospira sp. WS60.C2 genomic DNA includes:
- a CDS encoding kelch repeat-containing protein is translated as MKIFIYLISTIFFISNCSNTLTDGGNANNAKIEWQVVSNITTNSAIVSWKCSGKLPGFLITSGPNYSNLDTSFLENEIHAVALSNLVTDTEYRYVPSCGSKEGGLGIPATFRTISDNATRYRRGIWIVGGIGSDKNAVSEIDFFDPVDNIWYPGITNVPTPRLNAQIVSFKNKIYVIGGIIKNGSSYSMSRLVEAYDPITNTWNRNLTDMPSTLQGGVAGAFNEEIVILGGTTTTDMTTGTIFNTIYKFYPNLGNSGTWISLLSSTNIFPRIDMAGCTYNGSLIFTGGRFYSDGLAYATTDAYSPSLNSTSGKIEASISLARHGAGYACYQPISSDPFPTDTPAIFIAGGSTGTNISQPVTSVTNSNRFEYSFLGTAANSFITGSNIPVALYYPAMEISYEKRKLYLFGGASEFNLPVDQVYTLDLANPGGNPWVLDSLTMPRSRFGHKAVILSR